One stretch of Miscanthus floridulus cultivar M001 chromosome 18, ASM1932011v1, whole genome shotgun sequence DNA includes these proteins:
- the LOC136521115 gene encoding protease Do-like 9, with protein sequence MDSHGNASGGKRKGKRGRKPKPPVPASSDSNHNHTHHHAAPSSSPLSTAAVAASDSPDPEPASSSPAPRRRGRKSRRIRNGPPASEVDAAPSPSPPPRARGGPKAAAPNGEMVVEVPAAAVEPLRWDQVVKVVPSMDAVVKVFCVHTEPNFSLPWQRKRQYSSSSSGFIIGGRRVLTNAHSVEHYTQVKLKKRGSDTKYLATVLAIGTECDIAMLTVEDDEFWKGVSPVEFGSLPALQDAVTVVGYPIGGDTISVTSGVVSRIEILSYVHGSTELVGLQIDAAINSGNSGGPAFNDKGKCVGIAFQSLKHEDAENIGYVIPTPVINHFIEDYKKSGEYTGFPILGIEWQKMENPDLRKAMGMKANQKGVRIRRIEPTAPESGCLQPSDIVLSFDGIDIANDGTVPFRHGERIGFSYLVSQKYTGEKARVKVLRNSKIHEFNIKLATHKRLIPAHIKGRPPSYYIVAGFVFMVVSVPYLRSEYGKDYEYDAPVKLLDKHLHSMAQSSDEQLVVVSQVLVADINIGYEDIVNIQVLAFNDTPVKNLKHLVTMVEECDEAFLKFDLDYDQLVVLETKTAKAATQDILTTHCIPSAVSEDLKS encoded by the exons ATGGACAGCCACGGCAACGCCTCTGGCGGGAAGCGCAAGGGCAAGCGCGGCCGCAAGCCGAAGCCGCCGGTACCCGCCTCTTCCGACAGCAACCACAACCACACCCACCACCACGCCGCACCATCCTCCTCGCCgctctccaccgccgccgtggcgGCGTCAGACTCCCCGGACCCGGAGCCGGCGTCATCCTCCCCGGCTCCCCGCCGCCGGGGCCGCAAGTCCCGCCGCATCCGCAACGGGCCCCCGGCCTCCGAGGTCGATGCCGCCCCCTCGCCCTCGCCTCCGCCGCGGGCGCGGGGCGGGCCCAAGGCGGCCGCGCCCAACGGCGAGATGGTGGTTGAGGTTcccgcggcggcggtggagccCCTGCGTTGGGACCAGGTGGTGAAGGTGGTGCCGTCGATGGACGCCGTCGTGAAGGTGTTCTGCGTCCACACGGAGCCCAActtctccctgccgtggcagcGGAAGCGGCAGTACAGCTCGAGCAGCAGCGGGTTCATCATTGGCGGTCGCAGGGTGCTCACCAACGCCCACTCGGTTGAGCATTACACACAGGTCAAGCTCAAGAAGCGTGGCTCTGACACCAAGTACCTTGCGACTGTCCTTGCCATAGGCACCGAGTGTGACATTG CAATGTTGACTGTTGAGGATGATGAATTCTGGAAAGGCGTTTCACCTGTAGAGTTTGGGTCGCTGCCAGCACTCCAGGATGCTGTCACTGTTGTTGGTTACCCAATTGGAGGCGATACGATCTCAGTGACTAGTGGTGTAGTTTCTAGGATAGAAATACTGTCATATGTTCATGGTTCTACAGAGCTTGTTGGGTTACAG ATAGATGCAGCTATAAATTCAGGGAACTCAGGGGGGCCTGCTTTCAATGATAAGGGAAAATGTGTCGGTATAGCTTTTCAATCTCTGAAACATGAAGATGCAGAGAACATAGGCTACGTTATACCCACCCCAGTTATTAACCACTTCATTGAAGACTACAAAAAATCCGGAGAATACACAG GTTTCCCTATACTTGGAATAGAATGGCAAAAAATGGAAAATCCTGATCTCCGCAAGGCAATGGGAATGAAAGCTAACCAAAAGGGTGTTCGGATACGAAGGATTGAGCCAACTGCTCCTGAATCTGGATGCCTCCAACCTTCTGATATCGTCCTTAGCTTTGATGGTATTGATATTGCCAATGATGGTACAG TTCCTTTTAGGCATGGTGAGCGCATTGGATTCAGCTACCTTGTTTCTCAAAAGTACACTGGTGAGAAGGCACGTGTGAAAGTACTTCGCAACTCAAAAATCCATGAATTTAACATAAAGCTGGCAACCCACAAAAGACTCATTCCAGCTCATATAAAGGGAAGGCCGCCGTCATATTACATTGTTGCTGGCTTTGTTTTTATGGTTGTGTCTGTTCCATATCTTCGATCTGAG TATGGAAAAGACTATGAATATGATGCCCCGGTCAAGTTGTTGGATAAGCATTTGCATTCAATGGCGCAATCATCTGATGAGCAGCTTGTGGTGGTGTCACAG GTGCTTGTGGCAGATATAAACATTGGTTATGAAGATATAGTCAACATTCAG GTTCTTGCCTTCAATGACACACCAGTTAAAAACTTGAAGCACCTAGTGACCATGGTGGAAGAGTGCGATGAGGCATTCTTGAAGTTTGATCTGGACTACGATCAG TTGGTTGTCCTGGAGACGAAAACTGCAAAGGCTGCAACTCAAGATATTCTGACAACACATTGTATTCCTTCGGCTGTCTCAGAAGACCTGAAGAGCTGA